Genomic segment of Kibdelosporangium phytohabitans:
CCGGTGGGCCGCATGATTTACATCAGCCACCTGACGGGGCATCGAGTGGTCGAGCGAACCCACCGGCATGATCAGCGTGGCACTGGAACGAGTGGCTCTGTCTCACTTTCTGCTCTGTCCCACTTTCGGTGGTGAGCGAGGCCTGCGGATATCGTGCCTGTCCACAAGGTGAACACTGGCCTTCCGATGTGGTCGGTGAAGCCGGCGCCGAGTGCGCCGCCGACACCACCGAGTGGTCCGGCTGCGACCGGAGCGCCCGGCGGTGTCACGAACGCACCGCATGGTCCAGGTGCTGATGGGTCCACTGTGACCGGTACACGCGTGTTGCCACGACCGGTTGGGTCATGGGGCGCGGCATCGGGCATGTCGGTGGGGCCGTCGTGGTGGACGTCGTACGGCAGGCATCATCCAAGTTGATCGTCCTTGTTTCTTCGCTGAGCTGAAGTTCTTCCCACGAAGCGATTGAAGGGCAAGGAAAAAGGATGCACAGGTACGTACGACGCGGCATCGTCGCCGCAGTCATGTCCGGCGGGTTCGTCCTGCTGGGCAACGCGGTCGCGAGCGCTGACACCGGTTCCGATGGCCCACTGGGTCTCGGCGGAACGCTCAACACCGTGCTGGGCAGCTCCCACGCGGGTAACGGCGGCGACTCGGGCAACGGCGGCAGCACCTCCAGCTCGAACAAGGCCGTGACCGGCAACTCCGGGGACTCGGGCAACTCCGGGTCGACCGGCGGGAACTCCGCATACGGTGTGTGCGTGCTCGCGCGCTGCGAGACGCACGTCACCTTCCGCCCGGTATTGCTGGCCCCGTGTGGCGGACACCCATGTTGAAGTCAGTCCGGTGACCGCCGCCGCTCAGGTTCACACCGGTCCGCTCGCACCTGCTGTAGTCGTGCCGTCCTGGGTGTCGGACTAGGTCGCCGCGCCCGAACGGATGATGACGCTGGCCTACCGGGTCGCGACTGACGTCGGCCGTTCCCGGCCAACGCGCCTGGCTGTGCCGTCAAGTCGTCCTCATCGCAACTCCCCCTCACGTCTCGGATTCACGACTTCCGGGCTCCGGTGACTGCGGTGATCCCGGCCGGACAACGAGGGCTCAGGTGCTGACCTGGCTGCGTTCGGAGCTGGATGACCGAATCGACCGCACCCGCCTCGACGCCGCCCTGCTCGGCGCGGTGCTGCTGGACGAGCTGGCGTTGTTGCCACGGCGTCAGCGGTTCACGTTGCGGGCCTGGCCCAGCACACCACCGCCGACATCGTCGCCCGGACCGGCTGGCCCCACGGCAAGTAGCCCGCCTGCTGCGAGCCGCGCTGGGAACCGTGACCGCGCACGCCCGGATCTGAGAGGCACAGGATCACATCAACGCCCGGCACCCGTGCCATACCGGTCTGCCGGAGCAGCCCGGGCTTTCCCTCTCCAGCTTGCGCTGTCGTGGACGTCGCGACCGACGACGGACAAGCCGGGCCATGGATCGCTACCTCGCCCGCAGCCACAACATCGAACGCGACCGCCAGGGCTGGGTCCCGCCGCGCGCCGGTGACCGCGGGGTCGCCGTCACCACCGTGGTCCCGGGCTTTCCGGGTGACGGGTACGGCGAGTTCATGCAGAAGGCGCTCGCCCATTCGGGCTACAACTGGAACCGACACGGCCGCCGACGACCCTGACCACACCCGGCCCGAGCAGGTCAGTGTGTATGGATCGGTCACCGCTGTGGACAGAATGAGCCCATGACTGAGCCGGTGACTGAGACCGCTGAGCCCTCGGTGAGCACTCCACCGCCGGCACTGGACCAGATCGTGGCCGGTCGCCCACTCACGATCGGCAGCTTCCAGTTTCGCTTCGCCGACCAGCACTGGGAGTGGTCCGACGAAGTCGCCGCGCTGCACGGCTACCGGCCGGGCACGGTGCACCCCACCACCGAGTTCCTGCTCTCCCACAAACACCCGGACGGCCGCGACGCGGTCGCCGAGGCATTGGCGCGGCGATCCGCGACGGCACCGCGTTCTGCAGCCGCCACCGCATCATCGACACCGCCGGAACCGAACACCACGTGCTGGTCGTCGGTGACCGTCTCTACGGCGACACCGGTGTCACCATCGGCACCACCGGTTACTACACCGACCTCGACCCCAGTCTGGCCGAGGACCGCCGCCAGATCCTCGACGACGCCATCCCCGACCTGCTGGGGGCCCGCGCGCACATCGAACAAGCCAAAGGCGCGCTGCAATGGCGATCCCAGAACACCAACACCAAACTACGAGACCTGGCCGAGAGACTCGCCGCGACCCTGACCGCACTCGGCGGCGGCCCGCTGCAACTACGCACCCAGTTCGACCACCTTCTGCTGACCATCCACCAACATTCCGAGCCGCCATCCTCATAGGACCCGCTGGTCGCGGCGGCCGACCGCCACAGACGTCCTCAAAGCCGCCACGACCACGGCGGCAGTAGCGGGAACCGCTCCGTGGACGGCCTTGCACGGACGATGGTCGGCGGGCTGACTGCTTAACCCACCAACCACCTACTGACAGGCGTTCCCACCGCCAGCGCGACTACACCGCCGTGTCGAGCGCCGGGAGGGCCACAGCCTGAACCGCGTCCAACTGGCCAGCCAGATCAACATCTCGAAAAGCAGCCTGTACACCTACCTCGACGGCACGACTCTCATCGCTGCCGAGACACTCCACCAAACCCTCATCACCCTCGGCGTCTCTGATCGTGAGGCGGAGCGAGTGCGGCGCGACCGCGACGCCATGGCCGAACGTTTCCCTGCCGCCCAGATGTGGCTGCCATTGGATCTGGACCGACACGGCCTACCAGGAGTGGACAACACGACGGTAGGCACCCGCACGGCCGGTCCGTGCCACGCTCGGAATCGGCCACGACGAGGACGGCAATCCGACAGAGGTCATCGTCATCGAGGAATGGTCCGACCCCGACGTTCCCGGTTTCGAACCGTTCGACGCCTTCACGCCGTGACCGTGTGACGTCAGCGGTTCGCGAACACGAGATCCGAATGTTCCGAATCGGCCGCGACCCGTCACCTGATCCCCGGGGACGCTCTCGGGAAGCCTGTGCTCCGGACGCCTGTTGACGGTTCCGCCAACCGTTGCCGGTCATTCCCCACGCTGGCCCACGGGTCTGGCGCTTTCGGGTTGTCGGGCACCACAAGGCTCGACACCGAACGGCGTGACCCCAACAATCCGGGTGGATGTGGATGTCTACAGGCGGGGTGGTAGTCGTTGGCACGCAAAGAACGCTCTTTGGACGACGATGACGGGCCGCTCGTGGAGTTCGCGGCCGCTATGCGCGACTTGCGGACGCGGGCGGGCAAGCCGACGTACAGGGAATTGAGCCATCGGGCGCACTATTCGGCGGCGGCCCTGTCGGATGCCGCCGCTGGGCGGCGGTTGCCGAGTTTGTCGGTGACCCTCGCCTACGTTGCCGCATGCGGAGGAGACGAGGCCGCCTGGGAGCACCGATGGCGGGATCTGGCCGCGAAACTGGCGGGGCCACCGTCGGCCGACGACCTGAGTGACGACACAGTGAGCCCAGCGCCGTACGTGGGGTTGAGGGCGTTCCAGGTCGAAGACGCCGACCGGTTCTTCGGCCGGGAGCAGTTGGTGGCCGAACTGGCTGGACGGGTGACCGAGCGGCGCGTCGTCGTGGTGGTCGGTCCGTCTGGTTCGGGCAAGTCCTCGTTGTTGCGCGCCGGGCTGCTACACGAGGCCCGGACCCGTGGTGTGTGCGCAACGGCGGCTGGCCCGACGGTGTTGATGACCCCGGCATCACGCCCGTTGTGGGAATGCGCCGCTCGTCTGGCCGGGTTGGTCGGGCGAACGCCCAGCGAGGTGCACGACGCGCTGCGCGCCGATGCGCAGTGCCTGCACCTGACCGCCCAGCAAACCCTGGTCGGCCACCCCGCGGACGCGCAGTTGCTGGTGGTGGTGGACCAGTTCGAGGAAGTTTTCACTCTCTGCGGCGACGAGGAGCAGCGATCGCAGTTCCTGAAGCTGCTGATGACCGCCGCGCACGCGGAGAACAGCCGTACCCGGGTTGTGTTGGGGCTCAGGGCGGACTTCTACGCGCACTGCGCCCACTATCCCGACCTGGTCGAGGCGCTGCGCCACGGCCAGGTCGTGGTGGGGCCGATGACCACCGAGGACCTGCGCGCGGCGATCACCCAACCGGCGCTGGGCGTCGGCTGCCGTCTGGAAACAGCGTTGGTGTCCCAGGTGGTCGCCGAGGCCACCGGCCAACCCGGAGCACTGCCGCTGATCTCGCACGCGTTGCTGCAGACCTGGCGGCGACGACGCGGCAACGCGCTCACGCTGGCCGGATACCAGGCTGCGGGCGGTATCGCCCAGTCGATCACCCAGACCGCCGAGACGGTGTACACCAGCCTGAACGACGAGCAACAGCGAACAGCCCGGCAGGTCTTTGGACGGTTGGTCGCCCTGGGCGAGGGGACGCAGGACACGAAGCGACGAATCCCCCGCGGCGAACTCGACCTCAACCCGGCCACCGCCGCCGTAGTGGACGCTATGACACGGGCCCGGCTGCTCACGGTGGACGCCGGCAGTGTCGAGATCGCCCACGAGGCACTGATCCGCTCCTGGCCGCGGCTGCGGGATTGGCTGGCTGAGGATCGCGACGGGTTGCGAACCCACCGGAAGCTCACCGAGGCGGCCCAGGCGTGGGACTCCCTCGACCGCGATCCCGGGGCTCTCTACCGCGGCACCCGCTTGGACATGGCCTGCGACTGGGCCGATGATCCCCGGTGGCGCGACAACCTCAACGCCCTCGAACAGGATTTCCTGCACGCCAGCGACCGTGAGACCCGGCGGCGTACCCGCCGTCAGCGGCAGGTGACCGCGGCGCTGGCCGTCCTGCTGGTCTCGGCGCTGGCCGCCACCTGGATGGCCTTCGCCCAACGCCAGATCGCGCTGGAGCAACGCCGGACCGCTCTGGTCGGCAAACTGATCGCACAGTCCGCGCCCTTGGCCGACGGGCAACCGGATGCCTCCATGCTGCTCGCCGTCGAAGCCTTCCACCAGGATCCGGCACTGGTCGAAGCCCGCAGCGCACTGCTGAGCAGCCAGAGTCACCACTTCACCGCTCGCCTCGGCCACACCAGCCCGTTCGTCGGCGTGGCGTTCAGCCCGGACGGCCGCACGCTGGCCGCCGGCAGCAGGGACCGGACTGTGCGGTTGTGGAATGTGGCCACCCGCAAGGAGTTCGCTGTTCTGACCGGGCACACCGGTCAGGTCTTCGCGGTGGCGTTCAGCCCGGATGGCCGCATCCTCGCCACGACCGGCAACGACGCCTCGGTGCGGTTGTGGGACGTAGCCAGCCGCAAGGAGATCGTCGCATTGACCGGACACACCAAGGCGGTCTGGGAAGTGGCGTTCAGCCCGGACGGTCGCATGCTGGCCACCTCCAGCGGCGACGCCTCCGTACGACTGTGGGACACGGCCAACCACAAAGAAACCGCTGTACTGACCGGACACACAGGCCAGGTCTTCGGCGTGGCATTCAGCCCAGACAACCGCACACTGGCCACCTCCAGCGGCGACGCCTCCGTACGACTGTGGGACACGGCCAACCACAAAGAAACCGCTGTACTGACCGGACACACAGGCCAGGTCTTCGGCGTGGCATTCAGCCCAGACAACCGCACACTGGCCACCTCCAGCGGCGACGCCTCCGTACGACTGTGGGACACGGCCAACCACAAAGAAACCGCAGTGCTGACCGGACACACAGGTGACGTTCTCGCGGTGGCGTTCAGCCCGGATGGTCGCACGCTGGCAACCGCCACCAGTGACAGCAGGGTGCGGTTGTGGGCTACGGCCAACCACACCCTGACCGCCACCCTGACTGGACACACCGGCCAGATCCACGCGGTTGCTTTCAGCCCGGACGGTCGGACTTTGGCCAGTGCCAGCAACGACAACACCGCGGTGCTGTGGGATATGAACGGTCCGATACTCACCCCTTCTCCGGTCGCGCCCGGCTTGGCTGTGGATTTCAGCTCCGATGGCCGCACCTTGGCCGCCGGTGGCAGAGACAGGATGGTGCGGTTGTGGGATATGGCTGGTCGTACGGAGATCGCCGCACTGACCGGACACACCGGCCAGATCTACGCGGTGGCCTTCAGCCCGGACAACCGCGTCCTGGCCACCGCCGACAGCGACGCCTCGGTGCGATTGTGGGATACGGCCAGCGGCAAGGAGATCGCTGTATTGACCGGGCACACCAGCGAAGTCTTCGCAGTGGCGTTCAGTCCGGACGGTCGCACCCTGGCCACCGCCAGCGACGACAAAACAGTGCGATTGTGGGACGTCGTCAGCCACACCCTCAATGCCACCCTGACCGACAGTGCCGGTGAGGTGTACACGGTGGCGTTCAGTCCGGACGGCCGCACCTTGGCCACCGCTGGCAGCGAAGCTGTGGTGCGGTTGTGGGATATGACCACCCTTAAGGAGATCATCACGTTGACCGGACACACCAAGGCGGTTTCGGCGGTCGCGTTCAGTCCGGACGGCCGCACCCTCGCCACCACCAGCAATGACGCCACGGTGCGGTTGTGGGACGTTGCCAGCCGCAACGAGGTCGCCACGATGACCGGACACAACGGCCAGGTCTACGCGGTGGCCTTCAGTCCGGACGGCCGCACCCTTGCCACCACCAGCAGCGACGCCTCGGTGCGGTTGTGGAATGCGACCAGCGGCACTCTGACCGCAACCCTGATCGGACACACCAGTGACGTCCTTCAAGTGGCCTTCAGCCCGGACGGCCGCACCCTTGCCACCACCAGCGGTGACGGCACGATACGGCTGTGGGATCCGGACCCGGCTCGTGTCGTCACCCGCATCTGCCAGGTGATCGGTCCGATCAGCCCAGCCCGGTGGGAGCAGTTGATGCCTGAACTGGAGTACCAGCCCATCTGCTCGTGAACACCCGACCCGCCGCTCAGCCTGAGTCGGGCGGCCGGGCCTGGCCGACACTCAGGCGCTGCGCCGACGGTCCGCAGGAGCCGGTGTCGC
This window contains:
- a CDS encoding ANTAR domain-containing protein, which encodes MLVVGDRLYGDTGVTIGTTGYYTDLDPSLAEDRRQILDDAIPDLLGARAHIEQAKGALQWRSQNTNTKLRDLAERLAATLTALGGGPLQLRTQFDHLLLTIHQHSEPPSS
- a CDS encoding WD40 repeat domain-containing protein — encoded protein: MDDDDGPLVEFAAAMRDLRTRAGKPTYRELSHRAHYSAAALSDAAAGRRLPSLSVTLAYVAACGGDEAAWEHRWRDLAAKLAGPPSADDLSDDTVSPAPYVGLRAFQVEDADRFFGREQLVAELAGRVTERRVVVVVGPSGSGKSSLLRAGLLHEARTRGVCATAAGPTVLMTPASRPLWECAARLAGLVGRTPSEVHDALRADAQCLHLTAQQTLVGHPADAQLLVVVDQFEEVFTLCGDEEQRSQFLKLLMTAAHAENSRTRVVLGLRADFYAHCAHYPDLVEALRHGQVVVGPMTTEDLRAAITQPALGVGCRLETALVSQVVAEATGQPGALPLISHALLQTWRRRRGNALTLAGYQAAGGIAQSITQTAETVYTSLNDEQQRTARQVFGRLVALGEGTQDTKRRIPRGELDLNPATAAVVDAMTRARLLTVDAGSVEIAHEALIRSWPRLRDWLAEDRDGLRTHRKLTEAAQAWDSLDRDPGALYRGTRLDMACDWADDPRWRDNLNALEQDFLHASDRETRRRTRRQRQVTAALAVLLVSALAATWMAFAQRQIALEQRRTALVGKLIAQSAPLADGQPDASMLLAVEAFHQDPALVEARSALLSSQSHHFTARLGHTSPFVGVAFSPDGRTLAAGSRDRTVRLWNVATRKEFAVLTGHTGQVFAVAFSPDGRILATTGNDASVRLWDVASRKEIVALTGHTKAVWEVAFSPDGRMLATSSGDASVRLWDTANHKETAVLTGHTGQVFGVAFSPDNRTLATSSGDASVRLWDTANHKETAVLTGHTGQVFGVAFSPDNRTLATSSGDASVRLWDTANHKETAVLTGHTGDVLAVAFSPDGRTLATATSDSRVRLWATANHTLTATLTGHTGQIHAVAFSPDGRTLASASNDNTAVLWDMNGPILTPSPVAPGLAVDFSSDGRTLAAGGRDRMVRLWDMAGRTEIAALTGHTGQIYAVAFSPDNRVLATADSDASVRLWDTASGKEIAVLTGHTSEVFAVAFSPDGRTLATASDDKTVRLWDVVSHTLNATLTDSAGEVYTVAFSPDGRTLATAGSEAVVRLWDMTTLKEIITLTGHTKAVSAVAFSPDGRTLATTSNDATVRLWDVASRNEVATMTGHNGQVYAVAFSPDGRTLATTSSDASVRLWNATSGTLTATLIGHTSDVLQVAFSPDGRTLATTSGDGTIRLWDPDPARVVTRICQVIGPISPARWEQLMPELEYQPICS